The Manihot esculenta cultivar AM560-2 chromosome 11, M.esculenta_v8, whole genome shotgun sequence genome includes a region encoding these proteins:
- the LOC110625502 gene encoding SH3 domain-containing protein 2, whose amino-acid sequence MEAIRKQATKLREQVAKQQQAVLKQFGAGGYGSSDNVITDEAELHQHQKLEKLYISTRAGKHFQRDIVRGVEGYIVTGSKQVEIGTKLSEDSRKYGAENTCTSGNTLSKAALNFGRARAQMEKERGNLLKAFGTQAAEPLRAMVMGAPLEDARHLAQRYDRMRQEAEAQAIEVSKRQAKVREMPGSPELAMKLEAAESKLQDLKSNMAVLGKEAAAAMAAVEAQQQRLTLQRLIAMVEAERTYHQRVVQILDQLENEMISERQRIEAPPAPSVENNMPPPPPYEEVNGVYASQSHNGLTDGMGYFLGEVMHSYQAESDVELTLSVGDYVVVRKVTNNGWAEGECKGKAGWFPFGYIERRERVLASKIAEVF is encoded by the exons ATGGAAGCAATTCGAAAACAAGCCACAAAGCTTCGAGAACAGGTCGCTAAGCAGCAACAG GCTGTTCTCAAACAGTTTGGGGCTGGTGGATATGGAAGTTCAGACAATGTTATTACTGATGAGGCAGAACTCCACCAACATCAGAAACTTGAGAAGCTTTATATATCAACACGTGCTGGAAAG CATTTCCAACGGGACATTGTTCGTGGTGTAGAAGGATATATTGTCACTGGATCCAAACAAGTTGAGATAG GAACAAAGTTGTCAGAGGATAGCAGGAAATATGGTGCTGAAAATACATGTACTAGTGGTAATACATTATCGAAGGCTGCACTAAATTTTGGACGTGCTCGTGCTCAGATGGAGAAGGAACGCGGTAATCTACTAAAAGCTTTTGGTACACAG GCTGCAGAGCCTTTAAGAGCGATGGTAATGGGAGCTCCATTGGAGGATGCTCGACATCTTGCACAACGTTATGACAGAATGCGACAAGAAGCAGAAGCTCAG GCTATTGAAGTTTCCAAACGGCAGGCAAAAGTGAGAGAAATGCCCGGAAGTCCTGAGCTTGCCATGAAATTAGAAGCTGCAGAATCAAAACTGCAAGACCTGAAGTCAAACATGGCTGTATTGGGGAAAGAAGCAGCTGCAGCAATGGCTGCTGTTGAAGCTCAACAACAGAGGTTAACTCTCCAGCGACTTATTGCAATG GTCGAAGCAGAACGTACTTATCACCAGAGAGTTGTTCAGATACTTGATCAGCTTGAAAATGAG ATGATATCTGAACGACAACGAATTGAAGCACCTCCTGCCCCAAGTGTGGAGAACAACATGCCACCACCACCTCCATATGAAGAAGTAAATGGTGTATATGCTTCTCAATCACATAATGGCTTAACAGATGGCATGGGTTACTTTTTGGGGGAG GTTATGCATTCTTATCAAGCTGAATCTGATGTGGAGCTGACTTTATCAGTTGGCGATTACGTTGTTGTTCGAAAG GTCACAAACAATGGCTGGGCTGAAGGAGAATGCAAAGGGAAAGCAGGTTGGTTTCCATTTGGATACATAGAAAGAAGGGAACGAGTTCTAGCAAGCAAAATAGCTGAAGTGTTTTAG